From Irregularibacter muris, a single genomic window includes:
- the citF gene encoding citrate lyase subunit alpha, with protein sequence MKNVINREIPDEIIEKNALNVYQGPFAIEPTIRQHGPKVTAVKPGDSKLVSSIEEIIKKTGLKDGMTISFHHHFRNGDYIVNMVVDTIAKMGIKNLTLASSSLTNIHASLIEHIKNGVVTNITTSGLRGELAEEISRGLMKNPVIIRSHGGRARAIEAGDIKIDVAFLGAPAADEYGNASGAVGKAVCGSLGYAKIDAQYADKVVIITDNLVEYPNLPASISQKDVDYVVAVEEIGDPSGIASGATRYTKNPRDLLIAENAKKAIVHSGYFKDGFSFQTGTGGASLAVARFIRKEMIDKGITASFALGGITKPMVEMLEEGLVKSLFDVQCFDLVAANSISKNDNHVEIDASLYANPHNKGAVVNKLDVVVLSALEIDTDFNVNVITGSDGVIRGASGGHCDTAAGSKLTMIVAPLIRGRIPTVVDKVSHVITPGETVDVLVTDRGIAVNPKRQDLVEKFKQANLPLYDIEKLRDLAINTVGTPDAIEYTDQVVGLIEYRDGTIIDVIKAIK encoded by the coding sequence ATGAAAAACGTCATAAATAGAGAAATACCTGATGAGATCATTGAAAAAAATGCGTTAAATGTCTACCAAGGGCCCTTTGCTATAGAACCTACCATTAGACAACATGGACCTAAAGTAACGGCAGTAAAACCTGGAGATTCCAAATTGGTTTCCAGCATAGAAGAAATAATCAAAAAAACTGGGTTAAAGGATGGAATGACTATTTCCTTCCACCATCATTTCCGAAATGGAGATTATATTGTAAATATGGTAGTAGATACCATTGCCAAGATGGGAATAAAAAACCTTACTTTAGCATCAAGTTCTTTAACCAATATTCATGCCTCTCTTATTGAGCACATTAAAAATGGAGTGGTTACCAATATTACAACCAGTGGCCTAAGGGGTGAACTGGCAGAGGAAATTTCTCGAGGACTTATGAAAAATCCTGTGATTATCAGATCCCATGGTGGGAGAGCCAGAGCTATTGAAGCGGGAGACATCAAAATTGACGTAGCCTTCTTAGGAGCACCTGCTGCAGATGAATATGGCAATGCCAGTGGAGCAGTTGGAAAAGCCGTTTGTGGTTCTCTAGGTTATGCTAAGATTGATGCCCAATATGCAGACAAGGTCGTTATTATTACGGACAATCTAGTGGAATATCCAAACCTTCCTGCAAGTATTTCCCAAAAGGATGTGGATTATGTAGTAGCTGTGGAGGAAATAGGAGATCCTTCAGGTATTGCCTCTGGGGCTACCAGGTACACCAAAAATCCAAGGGATCTTTTGATTGCAGAAAATGCTAAAAAAGCTATTGTTCATTCGGGCTACTTTAAGGATGGATTTTCCTTTCAAACAGGTACAGGAGGAGCTTCCTTAGCTGTAGCAAGATTTATTAGAAAAGAAATGATTGACAAAGGGATTACTGCTAGCTTTGCCCTAGGAGGCATAACAAAACCAATGGTTGAAATGCTAGAGGAAGGCCTAGTAAAATCTCTATTTGATGTGCAATGTTTTGATTTGGTAGCCGCAAATTCTATTTCCAAAAATGATAATCATGTGGAAATTGATGCTTCCCTATATGCAAATCCTCACAATAAGGGTGCTGTTGTCAATAAGCTGGATGTTGTGGTATTAAGTGCCCTAGAAATTGATACGGACTTCAATGTAAATGTTATTACAGGTTCTGATGGAGTAATTAGAGGAGCTTCTGGAGGACATTGTGATACCGCAGCGGGTTCTAAATTGACCATGATTGTTGCACCTTTAATTAGGGGAAGAATACCTACCGTAGTGGATAAAGTAAGCCATGTCATTACTCCAGGGGAAACCGTAGATGTGTTGGTAACTGATCGAGGAATTGCGGTCAATCCAAAAAGACAGGATTTAGTAGAAAAATTTAAACAAGCCAACCTACCTCTATATGATATTGAAAAATTAAGAGATTTGGCGATTAATACAGTAGGTACTCCTGATGCTATAGAGTATACTGACCAAGTAGTTGGACTTATTGAATATAGAGATGGAACAATCATTGATGTAATAAAGGCAATAAAATAA
- the citE gene encoding citrate (pro-3S)-lyase subunit beta — MGRLRRTMMFVPGNNAGMLKDAHIYGADSLMFDLEDSVSLHEKDTARFLVYQAIKTVDYQGTEIVVRINGLDTPHGRDDIEAVVRAGVDVVRLPKTETPQDIKDVEEVIEEVERKIGREIGSTKMMAAIESPLGAMSAYEIAKASKRLIGIAIGAEDYVTSMKTNRSPEGIELLGARSQIVMAARAAGIYALDTVFSDVDDEEGLVRETKLIKQLGFDGKSVINPRQIQTVHDIFTPSEKEIQKAIDVKKAIKEAEEKGSGVIALNGKMIDKPIVERAERVLNLAASAGLYKEEA; from the coding sequence ATGGGTAGATTAAGAAGAACAATGATGTTTGTTCCAGGGAATAATGCAGGAATGTTGAAGGACGCCCATATCTATGGTGCTGATTCATTGATGTTTGACCTAGAAGATTCCGTATCCCTACATGAAAAGGATACTGCAAGATTTCTTGTGTATCAGGCAATTAAAACTGTAGATTATCAAGGAACAGAAATAGTAGTGAGAATAAATGGATTGGATACTCCCCATGGACGGGATGACATAGAAGCCGTGGTAAGGGCAGGAGTAGATGTAGTAAGGCTCCCTAAAACCGAAACACCTCAAGATATTAAAGATGTAGAAGAAGTTATTGAAGAAGTGGAAAGAAAAATAGGTAGAGAAATCGGCTCAACTAAAATGATGGCGGCTATTGAAAGTCCTTTAGGTGCAATGAGTGCCTATGAAATCGCAAAGGCTAGTAAAAGACTTATTGGAATTGCCATTGGTGCTGAAGACTATGTCACCAGTATGAAAACCAATAGATCCCCAGAGGGAATTGAGTTATTGGGAGCAAGAAGTCAAATTGTCATGGCAGCTAGAGCAGCAGGAATCTATGCGCTAGATACGGTCTTTTCTGACGTGGATGATGAGGAAGGTCTAGTCAGGGAAACCAAATTGATTAAACAGCTAGGTTTTGACGGGAAATCTGTTATTAACCCAAGACAGATCCAAACAGTTCATGACATCTTTACCCCATCAGAAAAGGAAATTCAAAAGGCCATAGATGTAAAAAAAGCCATCAAAGAGGCTGAAGAAAAGGGGTCAGGAGTTATTGCCCTAAATGGAAAAATGATTGATAAGCCTATTGTTGAAAGGGCAGAAAGAGTACTAAATTTAGCTGCTTCAGCTGGTCTATATAAGGAGGAAGCGTAA
- the citD gene encoding citrate lyase acyl carrier protein, giving the protein MRIIKAGMAGTMESSDISIIVEPNTQKGIEIQLNSSVEKQFGNQIRKVITDTLKGLGISEALVRANDKGALDCIVKARTLAATYRAAGEEKFNWEELDKWVD; this is encoded by the coding sequence ATGAGAATTATTAAAGCAGGTATGGCAGGAACTATGGAATCCAGTGATATTAGTATAATTGTTGAACCAAATACTCAAAAGGGAATTGAGATTCAACTAAATAGCTCTGTAGAAAAACAATTTGGAAATCAAATTAGAAAGGTAATTACGGACACTTTGAAGGGGTTAGGCATCTCAGAAGCCCTAGTAAGAGCCAATGATAAAGGAGCCTTAGACTGTATTGTAAAGGCCAGAACATTAGCAGCTACCTATCGAGCTGCAGGAGAAGAAAAATTTAACTGGGAGGAATTGGACAAATGGGTAGATTAA
- the citC gene encoding [citrate (pro-3S)-lyase] ligase, giving the protein MEYENFQYRTIDKENKTEIIRIQEFLKQQHLRLDENLEEIIGIYQGEQILAVGGIHGKTLRSIAVDPKYKGTGVINSLMSQLMNAQYQRGNTHLFIYTKPENIKSFSYFGFKTIAQVEDKVALLENNPQGIENFVREVSKEKKQGKIISSLVMNCNPFTLGHQYLIEKAAQESDVVHLFVVWEDRSLFPSEVRYELIKKGIAHLKNVNIHKGKDYIISNATFPSYFIKDEGDVVRLHAMLDIEVFAQYMVPALGINKRFIGEEPYCPVTKTYNEVMKEILPGYGVEVVEIPRVQKDHEIISASKVRELIRVGKIQEIGKLVPQTTYNFLLSEKAIPIIEKIKKQRIRH; this is encoded by the coding sequence ATGGAGTATGAAAATTTTCAATATAGAACTATAGACAAAGAGAATAAAACTGAGATTATTAGGATACAAGAATTTTTAAAACAACAACATCTAAGGTTAGATGAGAACTTGGAAGAGATCATTGGTATTTATCAAGGAGAACAAATTTTAGCTGTGGGCGGTATTCATGGGAAAACCCTAAGATCTATCGCAGTAGATCCTAAATATAAGGGTACAGGAGTGATCAATTCCCTCATGTCCCAGCTGATGAATGCACAATACCAAAGAGGGAATACCCATCTTTTTATTTATACAAAGCCTGAAAACATAAAGTCCTTTTCCTATTTTGGTTTTAAAACCATAGCTCAAGTAGAGGATAAGGTGGCTTTGCTAGAAAATAATCCTCAGGGTATTGAAAACTTTGTGAGGGAAGTTTCCAAGGAGAAGAAACAGGGGAAAATTATTTCCTCTCTAGTGATGAATTGCAATCCCTTTACCCTAGGTCATCAATATCTCATCGAGAAAGCGGCCCAGGAAAGCGATGTTGTTCATCTTTTTGTGGTGTGGGAGGATCGATCTCTTTTTCCCTCAGAGGTAAGATATGAATTGATTAAAAAAGGCATTGCCCATTTAAAAAATGTGAATATCCATAAGGGCAAGGATTATATTATCTCCAATGCCACTTTTCCTTCCTATTTCATAAAGGATGAAGGAGATGTAGTCAGACTTCATGCAATGCTGGATATTGAAGTTTTTGCTCAATATATGGTGCCAGCCCTAGGGATAAACAAAAGATTTATAGGGGAAGAACCCTATTGTCCTGTGACCAAAACTTACAATGAGGTCATGAAGGAAATTCTTCCTGGATATGGGGTAGAGGTGGTGGAAATACCTAGGGTACAAAAAGATCATGAAATCATTAGTGCTTCTAAGGTAAGGGAACTCATTAGAGTAGGAAAAATCCAGGAGATAGGGAAATTGGTGCCCCAAACTACCTATAACTTTTTACTTTCTGAAAAAGCAATACCCATTATTGAAAAAATTAAAAAACAAAGGATACGACATTAA